One stretch of Aquimarina sp. Aq107 DNA includes these proteins:
- a CDS encoding NAD(P)/FAD-dependent oxidoreductase — MNVRVIENLIIGAGPAGLAVAGRFIKQNVPFEIIEKTDKIAYSWHHHYDRLLLHTVKELSCLPHLEFPDEYPRYVPRARLVAYYENYAEHFNIKPQFNIEVQSVKKEDGLWHITTDEQNYQAKNVIVATGINRVPFLPVWLGQEKFKGDIIHSRNYKNAIPFLGKKVLIIGMGNTGAELALDLSEHNIDVSISVRSSLLIVPRDINGRSVQLTAKKLERLPFGLGRWIGKQVRKIVIGDLSKYGILSSKKDPIDHLKQTGRTPVIDLGTVKQIKSKKIKVVGDIASFYPNGVQLINDTKLDFDIVVLATGYRAKVKDFIENTDGLLDEYNIPKQVVADGKHKGLFFVGFDNYKLGGILGTIVNDSKTIVDDILLNIT, encoded by the coding sequence ATAGAAAAAACAGATAAAATTGCTTATAGTTGGCATCATCACTACGATAGACTTTTATTGCATACAGTAAAAGAACTTTCGTGTTTACCTCATTTAGAGTTCCCTGATGAGTATCCTAGATACGTTCCTAGGGCTAGGTTAGTGGCATACTATGAGAATTATGCAGAACATTTCAATATAAAACCTCAGTTTAATATAGAAGTACAATCCGTAAAGAAAGAAGATGGATTGTGGCATATCACAACTGATGAACAAAATTATCAAGCAAAAAATGTCATTGTCGCTACAGGAATAAATAGAGTTCCTTTTTTACCTGTTTGGCTAGGTCAGGAAAAATTTAAAGGTGATATTATCCATAGTAGAAATTATAAAAATGCAATCCCTTTTTTAGGAAAGAAGGTGTTAATCATTGGTATGGGTAATACAGGTGCGGAATTAGCACTAGACTTAAGTGAACATAATATTGATGTTAGTATTTCTGTCAGGAGTTCTCTTCTTATTGTACCAAGAGATATTAATGGTCGTTCGGTGCAGCTAACTGCAAAGAAATTAGAGAGATTACCCTTTGGTTTAGGAAGATGGATTGGAAAACAAGTACGCAAGATTGTTATTGGAGATCTTTCTAAATATGGAATTTTATCTTCTAAAAAAGATCCAATTGATCATTTAAAACAAACAGGAAGGACACCTGTTATAGATTTAGGTACTGTTAAACAAATTAAGTCTAAGAAAATCAAAGTAGTAGGAGATATTGCATCATTTTACCCAAATGGGGTACAATTAATAAATGATACCAAATTAGATTTTGATATTGTTGTGTTAGCGACAGGATATAGAGCCAAAGTAAAAGATTTTATAGAAAACACTGATGGGCTATTAGATGAATATAATATTCCTAAACAAGTTGTCGCCGATGGTAAGCATAAGGGATTGTTTTTTGTGGGTTTTGATAATTATAAATTAGGAGGGATATTAGGAACGATTGTAAATGACTCTAAGACGATTGTAGATGATATTCTTTTAAATATTACCTGA
- the recQ gene encoding DNA helicase RecQ: MPDQKQILSTLKEYFGYDSFRPLQEDIVNSIFNGHDNIVIMPTGGGKSICYQLPALLLSGITLVISPLIALMKDQVDGLKSNGIEAVFVNSSQNENEQQEIYQKILNKEIKLLYVAPESLNFLDSLLSQIEIGLIAIDEAHCISSWGHDFRPAYTQLGYLKSRFPETPLIALTATADKATRQDICQQLNIKNAKQFLASFDRKNLSLEVRPGNKRIEQILNFLEDKPIDSGIIYCLSRKTTEMLAEKLQSQGFIAEAYHAGIPHEKRANVQEGFINDNVQIVCATIAFGMGIDKSNVRWVIHYNLPKNIEGYYQEIGRAGRDGLPSSTLLFHSYADVVQLQKFATTSGNQEVQMAKLDRMKQYADSLSCRRKILLSYFGELIEEDCGNCDVCNNPPSFIDGTIIAQKALSTVARIKEEEPIGTVIDVLRGAQNAVVLDKGYQQLKTYGIANDISWRDWQQYIIQLINQGYLEIAFHLNNKLKLTELSKKVLFENEKVRLANLIELEKIKEKNVEQTKKASSNTLFDKLRELRLSLAKEAGIPAYQIFNDATLKEMEKVRPMSDDEFMQINGVGKMKMQNYGYQFIKTIINFSTEKTKKKKKSNKNKGNSHKETFNLYKQGLSIEEIAQERKLAQSTIFSHIMKLFNDGEDIDLKQFVSNADIKSVKEAKETLDNPDTLKPYFEHFEQAMDYNTIKLALAVLEND, from the coding sequence ATGCCAGATCAAAAACAAATTTTAAGTACACTAAAAGAATATTTTGGATATGATAGTTTTAGACCATTACAAGAAGACATTGTAAATTCTATATTTAATGGTCATGATAACATTGTTATTATGCCTACTGGTGGTGGAAAATCTATCTGCTATCAATTACCTGCTTTACTTCTTTCTGGTATTACATTAGTTATTTCTCCATTGATTGCTCTTATGAAAGATCAGGTAGATGGACTAAAGTCTAATGGAATAGAAGCTGTATTTGTAAATAGTAGTCAAAACGAAAATGAACAACAAGAAATTTATCAAAAGATTCTTAATAAGGAGATTAAACTACTTTATGTCGCTCCTGAGAGTTTAAATTTCTTGGATTCATTATTATCGCAAATAGAAATAGGTTTAATAGCAATTGATGAAGCTCATTGTATATCCTCTTGGGGCCATGATTTTAGACCAGCATATACGCAATTAGGATATCTAAAAAGTCGATTTCCTGAAACACCATTGATTGCATTAACCGCTACGGCTGATAAAGCAACCAGACAAGATATTTGTCAACAACTTAATATTAAAAATGCTAAACAATTCTTAGCTTCTTTTGATCGTAAAAATTTAAGTCTAGAAGTTCGTCCTGGAAATAAAAGAATTGAACAGATACTTAATTTCTTAGAAGACAAACCTATTGATTCTGGTATTATCTACTGTTTAAGTAGAAAAACCACAGAAATGTTAGCAGAAAAACTACAGAGTCAAGGGTTTATTGCAGAGGCATATCACGCTGGTATTCCGCACGAAAAAAGAGCCAATGTACAAGAAGGTTTTATAAACGATAATGTCCAAATTGTATGTGCCACCATTGCATTTGGGATGGGAATTGACAAATCCAATGTACGATGGGTTATTCATTATAATTTACCCAAAAACATTGAAGGTTATTATCAAGAAATTGGTCGGGCAGGAAGAGATGGACTACCTTCTTCTACACTACTCTTTCATAGTTATGCGGATGTTGTGCAATTACAAAAATTTGCAACTACTTCTGGGAATCAAGAAGTCCAAATGGCAAAATTAGATAGAATGAAGCAATATGCGGATTCGCTAAGTTGCAGGAGAAAAATATTACTTAGTTATTTTGGAGAATTAATAGAAGAAGATTGTGGTAATTGTGATGTATGTAATAATCCTCCTAGTTTTATTGATGGTACTATCATTGCTCAGAAAGCTTTATCTACTGTTGCTAGAATTAAAGAAGAAGAGCCTATAGGAACTGTAATAGATGTATTAAGAGGTGCCCAGAATGCCGTGGTACTGGATAAAGGATATCAGCAACTTAAAACTTACGGGATAGCAAATGATATTTCTTGGCGAGATTGGCAACAATACATCATTCAATTAATAAATCAAGGATATTTGGAAATTGCTTTTCACTTAAATAACAAATTAAAACTTACTGAACTTTCTAAAAAAGTTCTTTTTGAAAATGAAAAAGTACGTCTTGCGAATCTTATCGAACTAGAAAAAATCAAAGAAAAGAATGTTGAGCAGACTAAAAAAGCTTCATCTAATACGCTATTTGATAAATTACGCGAATTACGTTTAAGTCTTGCCAAAGAAGCTGGTATTCCCGCTTATCAAATATTCAATGATGCGACTTTAAAAGAAATGGAAAAAGTAAGACCAATGAGTGATGATGAGTTTATGCAAATAAATGGAGTAGGAAAAATGAAAATGCAAAACTATGGATATCAATTCATTAAGACGATCATTAACTTTTCTACAGAAAAAACAAAGAAGAAGAAAAAATCAAACAAAAATAAAGGTAACTCTCATAAAGAAACCTTTAATTTATATAAACAAGGGTTATCAATAGAAGAAATCGCTCAAGAAAGAAAATTGGCGCAGTCAACTATTTTTTCTCATATCATGAAATTATTTAATGATGGAGAAGACATTGATTTAAAACAATTTGTTAGTAACGCTGATATTAAATCTGTAAAAGAAGCCAAAGAAACATTGGATAATCCCGATACTTTAAAACCATATTTTGAGCATTTTGAACAAGCAATGGATTATAACACTATTAAACTAGCACTAGCTGTTTTAGAAAACGATTAA
- a CDS encoding dienelactone hydrolase family protein, whose product MKKLKKEDIKQEVFNLYDEYAHSKIQRREFIEKLGIYAVGGITVPSLMSFLMPNYSDNLIVDKNNIQLDSNYITYDSEKGGGEIKALFSKPKNVKQKLGGIVVVHENRGLNPYIEDTARRAALDGFITIAPDALSPLGGYPGNDDEGRKLQRKRDRNEMLEDFIAAYKYLKQHEECNGKIGVVGFCFGGWISNMMAVKIADLSAAVPFYGSQPKEDIDKIEAPLMLQFAGLDKRVNEGWPEYEKALKKENKEYEAFTYPEVNHGFHNTSTPRYDKEAAELAWSRTIQFFKEKLV is encoded by the coding sequence ATGAAAAAACTCAAAAAGGAAGATATTAAACAAGAGGTGTTCAACTTATATGATGAGTACGCACATAGTAAGATTCAGAGAAGAGAATTTATTGAAAAGTTAGGTATCTATGCAGTAGGAGGAATTACCGTTCCATCTTTGATGAGTTTTTTGATGCCTAATTACTCGGATAATTTGATAGTTGATAAAAACAACATTCAATTAGATTCTAATTACATTACATACGATTCGGAAAAAGGTGGAGGAGAAATAAAAGCATTGTTTTCTAAACCTAAGAATGTAAAACAAAAATTAGGAGGAATTGTAGTAGTGCATGAGAACAGAGGATTAAACCCTTATATAGAAGATACTGCAAGGAGAGCAGCATTGGATGGTTTTATTACCATTGCGCCTGATGCGTTATCTCCGTTAGGAGGATATCCAGGTAATGATGATGAAGGGAGAAAATTGCAAAGAAAAAGAGATCGAAATGAAATGCTAGAAGATTTTATAGCAGCATATAAATACCTAAAACAACATGAAGAATGTAATGGTAAAATTGGCGTGGTAGGATTTTGTTTTGGAGGATGGATTTCTAATATGATGGCAGTAAAAATAGCAGATCTATCTGCTGCTGTACCTTTTTATGGAAGTCAACCTAAAGAGGATATTGATAAAATAGAAGCTCCGTTGATGCTTCAATTTGCCGGCCTCGACAAGCGTGTTAATGAAGGTTGGCCTGAATATGAAAAAGCTCTTAAAAAAGAAAATAAAGAATATGAGGCTTTTACTTATCCGGAAGTAAATCATGGTTTTCACAATACAAGTACGCCAAGATATGACAAAGAAGCTGCAGAGTTGGCTTGGAGTCGCACGATACAATTTTTTAAGGAAAAGTTAGTATAG
- a CDS encoding type I glyceraldehyde-3-phosphate dehydrogenase, which translates to MKRIAINGFGRIGRAALKVIMEEPGLEVVAINDLMSIDNARYLLKYDSVYGIYDKEVRIHEDHLHVDDQKILYFNQRDPEQLPWKENNIDIVIESTGFFTNREDAEKHIKAGATNVVISGPTKSKDTPTVVHGVNTEDGKTAIFSCASCTTNNISPVVEILGRTIGIKKAILNTIHAYTASQTLVDSPSKKNPRMGRAGAVNLTPTSTGAAIATTKALPQFEGKFDGIAVRTPVPVGSVSDVTFISERNTTAEEINEILLKEAKTDRYLKVLDVTYEPIVSSDIQMNPFASTVDASMTRVVDGDLVKIMIWYDNEWGFTNQMIRQILEL; encoded by the coding sequence ATGAAAAGAATAGCAATAAATGGATTCGGAAGAATCGGGAGAGCTGCACTTAAAGTAATCATGGAGGAACCAGGTTTAGAAGTAGTAGCAATTAATGATTTAATGTCAATTGATAATGCCCGGTATTTACTAAAATACGATAGTGTATATGGTATTTATGATAAAGAAGTACGTATACACGAGGATCATTTACATGTAGATGATCAGAAGATATTATACTTCAATCAAAGAGACCCTGAACAACTTCCTTGGAAAGAAAACAATATTGATATAGTAATAGAAAGTACAGGTTTCTTTACGAATAGAGAAGATGCAGAAAAACATATTAAAGCTGGAGCTACTAATGTTGTGATTTCTGGACCAACAAAAAGTAAAGATACACCAACAGTAGTTCATGGAGTTAATACAGAGGATGGAAAAACAGCCATATTTTCTTGTGCTAGTTGTACTACTAATAATATTAGCCCAGTTGTAGAAATCTTAGGACGTACCATTGGAATTAAGAAAGCAATATTAAATACAATTCATGCATATACGGCTTCTCAAACTTTGGTTGATTCGCCATCAAAGAAAAACCCCAGGATGGGTAGAGCAGGTGCAGTTAATCTTACACCAACTTCGACAGGAGCAGCAATTGCAACAACAAAAGCGTTGCCACAATTCGAAGGTAAATTCGATGGTATAGCTGTTAGAACTCCTGTACCTGTTGGTTCCGTAAGCGATGTGACATTTATATCCGAAAGAAACACTACTGCTGAAGAAATTAATGAAATACTTTTAAAAGAAGCTAAAACCGATAGATATCTTAAAGTTTTGGATGTTACCTATGAACCTATCGTTTCTTCTGATATACAAATGAATCCTTTTGCTTCTACTGTGGATGCATCTATGACAAGAGTAGTAGATGGTGATTTGGTTAAAATTATGATCTGGTATGATAATGAGTGGGGTTTTACCAATCAAATGATTAGACAAATTTTAGAACTATAA
- the cysM gene encoding cysteine synthase CysM → MSHTILDLIGNTPLVKATSLIDNPNITLYLKLEGHNPGGSVKDRAAYNMIKSALDRGDIDKNTKLIEATSGNTGIALAMIAGIFDLDIELVMPENSTKERVQTMKAYGAKVTLTSTDVGIEGARDYAEAKVNNDGYVMLNQFANDDNWKAHYKTTGPEIWKDTDGKITHFVSSMGTTGTIMGTSTYLKEQSKEVQIVGVQPTDESRIPGIRKWPKEYLPKIFNPSKVDQVIEVSQEEATEMAKRLAKEEGVFSGMSSGGSVTAALKLAKTIDSGVLVAIICDRGDRYLSSDLFL, encoded by the coding sequence ATGTCCCATACCATTTTAGATCTCATCGGAAATACACCTTTAGTAAAAGCTACTTCCCTAATTGATAACCCAAACATAACATTATACTTAAAACTAGAAGGGCATAATCCTGGAGGAAGTGTAAAAGATCGTGCAGCTTATAACATGATAAAGTCTGCTTTAGATCGAGGAGATATTGATAAAAACACAAAATTAATAGAAGCGACGAGCGGAAATACTGGGATAGCACTAGCAATGATTGCAGGTATTTTTGATTTAGATATTGAACTTGTGATGCCAGAAAATTCTACCAAAGAACGTGTTCAAACCATGAAAGCGTATGGTGCAAAAGTGACCTTAACATCAACAGATGTTGGTATCGAAGGAGCACGTGATTATGCAGAAGCAAAGGTAAACAATGACGGATACGTTATGTTAAATCAATTTGCCAATGATGACAACTGGAAAGCCCATTATAAAACTACTGGTCCCGAAATTTGGAAAGATACTGATGGAAAGATTACACATTTTGTTTCTTCTATGGGAACTACGGGTACCATTATGGGGACATCCACATATCTAAAAGAACAATCTAAAGAAGTTCAGATAGTAGGTGTACAACCCACAGATGAATCCAGAATTCCTGGAATAAGAAAATGGCCCAAAGAATATTTACCAAAAATATTTAACCCTTCAAAAGTAGATCAAGTCATTGAAGTTAGTCAGGAAGAAGCTACAGAAATGGCTAAAAGACTCGCTAAAGAAGAAGGTGTTTTTTCTGGTATGAGTAGTGGTGGATCTGTTACCGCAGCACTAAAATTAGCAAAAACAATAGATAGTGGAGTTCTTGTTGCAATCATCTGTGATCGTGGAGATCGTTATCTAAGTTCTGATTTATTTTTATAA
- a CDS encoding DUF5916 domain-containing protein, with protein sequence MRFWITVLLFSLGHQVFSQKNTTEKRSFIVGTTSESITIDGKLDEAIWTKLEPAKNFTQYFPNDSLPAAAQTEIYMCTDKKNLYIGIKCYAAGNDWVIESLRRDYRAGGNDNITLLFDTFDDQTNAFYFGINPEGVLREGTISNGGNVFQDFSTSWDNKWRGNAKKYDGYYTAELEIPFSTFRYPTPSKKWGFTSYRFDTQSNEISTYPGTPRNQVVFTLAYPAEMIWEEDLVTKSSAVSLIPFVSTGINKNYEDNLPTDQIFEVGGDAKIALTPGLNLDLTVNPDFSQVEVDEQITNLDRFEIFFPERRQFFLENADLFGQFGFSNINPFFSRRIGAGEDVVNEELVQNRIYGGLRISGKLDPKTRVGLLNMQTASSKSQGIPGTNFGVGVIQRKIGVRSNIGIIGVNKQTVNFDENLDTLDINRYNRMIGLDYNYSTKSNTWFGKSFIHSTFSPDTDMAIAQGTTLNYNTRKFGALWKHEYVHEDYNAEVGFTPRTNYVRISPSAELRYYPQNDFLNNYSYGAEADVFWRPEFGKTDHFFSVGLGGELTQRSNFGFNLNHSYVYLFDPFDPTGTDSIELEADQDFSWVSFTGNYRSDRRKVFSWNISPYIGEYFNGWRYGTRGGFNLRFQPKGFFSLNYAVNVFDLPHLDGTRETYLISPRIDYTFSKSLFTSVFVQYNSQDNNTNINARIQWRFAPVSDLILVYTDNYLTGNVDDQMNRFAFDVRTRSIVLKITYWLNL encoded by the coding sequence ATGAGATTTTGGATTACTGTACTTTTATTTAGTTTAGGACATCAAGTTTTTTCCCAAAAAAATACTACCGAAAAAAGGTCTTTTATTGTTGGTACCACTTCAGAAAGTATAACAATTGATGGTAAGTTAGATGAAGCTATCTGGACAAAGTTAGAGCCTGCTAAAAATTTTACACAGTATTTCCCAAATGATTCTTTACCAGCTGCTGCGCAAACAGAAATATACATGTGTACAGACAAGAAAAATTTGTACATAGGAATTAAATGTTATGCTGCAGGAAATGATTGGGTAATAGAATCCTTGCGTAGGGACTATCGTGCAGGAGGAAATGATAATATCACTTTACTATTCGATACTTTTGATGATCAAACCAATGCATTCTATTTTGGAATTAATCCAGAAGGTGTTCTAAGAGAAGGAACTATAAGTAATGGAGGAAATGTTTTTCAGGATTTTTCTACTTCTTGGGACAATAAGTGGAGAGGGAATGCCAAAAAGTATGATGGCTATTACACGGCAGAACTAGAGATTCCTTTTAGCACTTTTAGATATCCAACGCCGTCTAAGAAATGGGGATTTACTTCTTATCGATTTGACACACAGTCTAATGAAATAAGTACGTACCCAGGAACACCGCGAAATCAAGTTGTTTTCACGTTAGCATATCCCGCAGAGATGATTTGGGAAGAAGATCTAGTCACTAAAAGTAGTGCGGTTTCTTTGATCCCATTTGTTTCTACAGGGATCAATAAGAACTATGAGGATAATCTACCAACGGATCAAATTTTTGAAGTAGGAGGTGATGCTAAAATTGCATTAACACCTGGTTTGAATTTAGATTTAACCGTAAATCCCGATTTTTCTCAGGTCGAAGTTGATGAACAAATAACCAACCTAGATCGTTTTGAAATTTTTTTTCCAGAACGAAGGCAATTTTTTCTTGAAAATGCTGATCTTTTTGGACAGTTTGGTTTTTCTAATATTAATCCATTTTTCTCTAGACGTATTGGAGCAGGAGAAGATGTAGTTAATGAAGAATTGGTTCAGAATAGAATTTATGGAGGTCTTCGTATAAGTGGGAAGTTAGATCCGAAGACCAGAGTCGGTTTGCTAAACATGCAAACAGCTTCTAGTAAGTCGCAAGGAATTCCAGGAACAAATTTTGGTGTTGGAGTTATACAAAGAAAGATCGGAGTACGTTCTAATATTGGAATTATTGGTGTAAACAAACAAACTGTAAATTTTGACGAAAATCTAGATACCTTAGATATAAATCGGTATAATAGAATGATAGGACTGGACTATAACTATTCTACTAAAAGTAATACTTGGTTTGGAAAAAGTTTTATTCACTCAACTTTCTCTCCTGATACCGATATGGCGATAGCACAAGGCACAACGTTGAATTATAATACTAGGAAATTTGGAGCATTATGGAAGCATGAATATGTCCACGAAGATTATAATGCAGAAGTTGGATTTACGCCTAGAACCAATTATGTAAGAATTAGTCCTTCTGCAGAACTTAGGTATTATCCTCAAAATGATTTTTTAAATAACTATAGTTATGGCGCTGAGGCAGATGTCTTTTGGAGACCTGAATTTGGAAAAACGGATCATTTTTTTTCAGTTGGGTTAGGAGGGGAATTGACGCAAAGATCAAATTTCGGGTTTAATCTAAATCATAGTTATGTATATCTTTTTGATCCATTTGATCCAACAGGTACTGATTCAATCGAGTTAGAAGCAGACCAAGATTTTTCTTGGGTAAGTTTTACTGGTAACTATCGTAGTGATAGAAGAAAAGTATTTAGTTGGAACATAAGTCCTTATATCGGAGAATATTTTAATGGTTGGAGATATGGTACTAGAGGTGGTTTTAATCTACGATTTCAGCCCAAAGGATTTTTCTCTTTAAATTATGCGGTTAATGTGTTTGATTTACCTCACTTAGATGGTACACGAGAAACTTATTTAATTAGTCCTAGGATAGATTACACGTTTTCTAAAAGTCTATTTACATCCGTTTTTGTGCAATATAATTCACAAGATAATAATACTAATATTAATGCCCGAATTCAATGGAGATTTGCCCCAGTGTCGGATTTAATTCTGGTTTATACAGATAATTATTTAACAGGAAATGTAGATGATCAGATGAACCGTTTTGCTTTTGATGTAAGAACTCGTTCCATAGTCTTAAAAATCACGTATTGGTTGAACTTGTGA
- a CDS encoding VOC family protein, which yields MKLGTFSISLNVKDINVSKEFYENLGFEVFAGDIKNNYLIMKNEKTLIGLFQGMFENNIITFNPGWDHQASKIENFEDVREIQKHLKTKNIQLQKEANENTSGPESIVLTDPDGNTILIDQHI from the coding sequence ATGAAACTAGGTACATTTTCTATAAGTCTAAATGTAAAAGATATTAACGTCTCAAAAGAGTTTTATGAAAATTTGGGGTTCGAAGTATTTGCAGGTGATATAAAAAATAATTATTTGATAATGAAAAATGAAAAAACTCTTATTGGGCTTTTTCAAGGAATGTTTGAAAATAATATTATTACTTTCAATCCAGGATGGGATCACCAAGCTAGTAAAATTGAAAACTTTGAAGACGTAAGAGAAATTCAAAAACATCTCAAAACCAAAAATATACAATTACAAAAAGAAGCAAACGAAAATACCAGTGGTCCAGAAAGTATCGTATTAACAGATCCTGATGGAAATACAATCTTAATTGACCAACATATCTAA
- the epsC gene encoding serine O-acetyltransferase EpsC, whose protein sequence is MTKEREQIIAKIEKQKKNPNLKLKLKERTEYFTNLLFYTLFDSDTEVEKNIAILEQTFEELVDLACWETERPCCKIWQSYLEKLPEILQKLNKDADSFIKSDPAANSIEEVYLAYPGFYAIAIYRLSHELLKFGLPLIPRLMTEYSHRLTGTDINPGAEIGESFFIDHATGIVIGETAIIKNNVKIYQGVTLGGLYVDRKLRNVKRHPTVEDNVTIYANATILGGTTVIGANSTIGGNAWITSSVPENSIISNTSEIKIKKVI, encoded by the coding sequence ATGACTAAAGAAAGAGAACAAATTATAGCTAAGATTGAAAAACAGAAAAAGAATCCTAATCTAAAGCTAAAACTTAAGGAGAGAACAGAGTATTTCACTAATCTTCTTTTTTATACTTTATTCGATTCTGATACAGAAGTAGAGAAAAACATCGCTATACTGGAACAAACCTTTGAAGAGTTGGTAGATCTTGCCTGTTGGGAAACTGAAAGACCTTGTTGTAAAATATGGCAATCTTATTTAGAAAAGCTCCCTGAAATATTACAAAAACTTAATAAAGATGCAGATTCTTTTATAAAAAGTGATCCTGCAGCTAATTCTATAGAAGAAGTATATCTTGCGTACCCTGGATTTTATGCGATTGCAATCTACAGATTAAGCCACGAATTATTAAAATTCGGATTACCACTTATACCAAGACTTATGACGGAGTATTCTCATAGATTAACTGGTACAGACATTAATCCTGGAGCAGAAATTGGAGAATCATTTTTTATTGATCATGCTACAGGAATTGTTATTGGAGAAACTGCAATTATAAAGAATAATGTAAAAATATATCAAGGTGTAACGTTAGGTGGCTTATACGTGGATAGAAAGCTTCGCAATGTAAAAAGACATCCAACAGTAGAAGATAATGTTACCATTTATGCGAATGCAACGATACTTGGTGGCACTACTGTTATTGGAGCAAACAGCACTATTGGCGGTAATGCTTGGATAACTTCTTCAGTCCCAGAAAATTCGATTATATCAAACACATCAGAAATCAAGATAAAAAAAGTAATTTAA
- a CDS encoding DUF2461 domain-containing protein — protein sequence MEIRIPELAFEFLKDLKKNNHRDWMQEHKKRYQSNEKDLKAFYASVTEKLNEEDEIEKTKVFRINRDVRFSKDKTPYNVHRSVSFSRAGAHRRGGYYLRLEPGNSRMAGGFFSPEPKDLLRIRKEFEMDDQEIRDILDHSDFKKAFGGFNTGYQVKTAPKGFSKDHPSIDLIKNKSFFVEHEFTDKEVFAEDFLEKLIYHYRLLRPYFDYMSDVLTTDLNGVPLIDG from the coding sequence ATGGAGATTAGAATTCCTGAATTGGCATTCGAGTTTTTAAAAGACCTAAAAAAGAACAATCATAGGGATTGGATGCAAGAACATAAAAAACGTTATCAATCTAATGAGAAGGATTTGAAAGCATTTTATGCTTCAGTGACGGAAAAGTTAAATGAAGAAGATGAGATAGAGAAAACTAAGGTGTTTAGAATTAATAGGGATGTGCGTTTTAGTAAAGATAAAACTCCATATAATGTGCATAGAAGCGTTAGCTTTAGTCGGGCAGGAGCACATCGAAGAGGAGGATATTATTTAAGATTAGAACCTGGTAATTCTCGCATGGCTGGTGGTTTTTTTAGCCCAGAACCTAAAGATTTATTGCGTATTCGAAAAGAGTTCGAAATGGATGATCAAGAAATTAGAGATATTTTAGATCATTCAGATTTTAAAAAAGCATTTGGAGGTTTTAATACAGGTTATCAAGTAAAAACTGCGCCCAAAGGATTTAGTAAAGATCACCCATCAATTGATTTGATTAAAAACAAATCATTTTTTGTAGAACACGAATTTACCGATAAAGAGGTGTTTGCAGAAGATTTCTTAGAAAAACTTATATATCATTATAGGTTGTTAAGACCATATTTTGATTATATGAGTGATGTGTTAACAACAGATTTAAATGGTGTTCCTTTAATAGATGGATGA